One Micromonospora sp. WMMD1120 genomic region harbors:
- a CDS encoding response regulator, producing MAETPTDAERRRVLIAEDEALIRLDLAEMLVEEGYEVVGEAGDGETAVRLAEELKPDLVILDIKMPIMDGLAAAERIAGARIAPVIILTAFSQRDLVERARAAGAMAYLVKPFQKSDLVPAVEIALSRYSEVAALEAEVASLTDRLEIRKSVERAKGALMTTYGMTEPQAFKWIQRTAMDHRMTMKEVAERILAETSGGEVSQQPSV from the coding sequence GTGGCTGAGACGCCGACGGATGCCGAGCGCAGGCGCGTGCTGATCGCCGAGGACGAGGCGCTGATCCGGCTGGACCTCGCCGAGATGCTTGTCGAAGAGGGTTACGAGGTGGTCGGGGAGGCCGGCGACGGCGAGACAGCCGTCCGCCTCGCCGAGGAGTTGAAGCCCGACCTGGTCATCCTCGACATCAAGATGCCGATCATGGACGGGCTGGCCGCCGCCGAGCGCATCGCCGGCGCGCGGATCGCCCCGGTGATCATCCTGACCGCGTTCAGTCAGCGCGACCTGGTGGAGCGGGCGCGCGCGGCGGGCGCGATGGCGTACCTCGTGAAGCCCTTCCAGAAGAGCGACCTGGTCCCGGCGGTGGAGATCGCGCTGTCGCGTTACTCGGAGGTAGCGGCCCTGGAGGCCGAGGTCGCGAGCCTGACCGACCGCCTGGAGATCCGCAAGTCGGTGGAGCGCGCGAAGGGCGCGCTGATGACCACCTACGGCATGACCGAGCCGCAGGCGTTCAAGTGGATCCAGCGCACGGCGATGGACCACCGGATGACAATGAAGGAGGTCGCCGAGCGGATCCTCGCGGAGACCTCCGGCGGCGAGGTGTCGCAGCAGCCGTCCGTCTGA
- a CDS encoding transcriptional regulator: MPYRTVWHWCNDRPDAKQQSTQLRCFRCRAGVDSPTDPGSYAYLLGLYLGDGHLVTSARVPVLRIYCSDDWPGLIEACDVAMRAVLASKVQRVQKQGCVGVQSYGLHWPCLLPQHGPGKKHERPIVLADWQRPIIEQHPGDFLRGLFHSDGCRCANRVTMRGRTYVYPRYMFVNESADIMGLCQWGLDLLGIAWRMNRRNSLSVARRDAVATLDRHVGPKS, encoded by the coding sequence TTGCCATATCGGACCGTCTGGCACTGGTGCAACGACCGGCCGGACGCGAAGCAGCAGAGCACCCAGCTCCGGTGTTTCCGCTGCCGGGCGGGTGTCGACAGTCCGACAGATCCCGGCTCCTACGCATACCTGCTCGGTCTCTACCTCGGCGACGGTCACCTGGTCACGTCCGCACGTGTTCCGGTGTTGCGCATCTACTGTTCCGATGACTGGCCCGGGCTGATCGAGGCGTGCGATGTGGCCATGCGAGCCGTGTTGGCCTCGAAGGTGCAACGGGTCCAGAAGCAGGGTTGCGTGGGCGTGCAGAGTTACGGCCTGCACTGGCCGTGCCTGCTCCCGCAGCACGGTCCCGGCAAGAAACACGAGCGACCGATCGTCCTCGCCGACTGGCAACGACCGATCATCGAGCAGCACCCCGGCGACTTCCTGCGCGGCCTGTTCCACTCCGACGGCTGTCGATGCGCCAACCGGGTGACAATGCGTGGCAGGACGTACGTCTACCCCCGCTACATGTTCGTCAACGAGTCGGCCGACATCATGGGGCTCTGCCAGTGGGGCCTGGACCTGCTCGGCATCGCCTGGCGGATGAACCGACGCAACTCGCTGTCGGTGGCACGACGCGACGCGGTCGCCACCCTCGACCGCCACGTAGGCCCAAAATCCTGA
- a CDS encoding ABC transporter ATP-binding protein: protein MTLLELDNVAVAYGRIEALHGISLTVNEGEVVALIGANGAGKTTTMRAISGTRSLANGKITFNGEDISKLRADLRVVRGLCQSPEGRQIFPGMTVMENLDMGAYTRRDSAGIAADLDRVLTLFPRLAERRKQAGGTLSGGEQQMLAVGRALMSRPKLLLLDEPSMGLAPLVIRQIFDIITEINQQGTTILLVEQNAQQALSRAHRGYVLETGRIVKEGSGQDLLHDPSVKEAYLGVA from the coding sequence ATGACGCTGCTTGAGCTGGACAACGTCGCCGTCGCGTACGGTCGGATCGAGGCGTTGCACGGGATCAGCCTCACCGTGAACGAGGGTGAGGTGGTGGCCCTGATCGGCGCGAACGGCGCCGGTAAGACCACCACCATGCGGGCCATCTCCGGCACCCGCTCCCTCGCCAACGGCAAGATCACCTTCAACGGCGAGGACATCAGCAAGCTCCGCGCCGACCTGCGGGTGGTCCGGGGGCTGTGCCAGTCGCCCGAGGGTCGGCAGATCTTCCCCGGCATGACGGTCATGGAGAACCTGGACATGGGGGCGTACACCCGGCGGGACTCCGCCGGAATCGCCGCCGACCTGGATCGGGTGCTGACCCTCTTCCCGCGGCTGGCCGAACGGCGCAAGCAGGCCGGTGGCACGCTCTCCGGCGGTGAGCAGCAGATGCTCGCCGTCGGCCGGGCGTTGATGAGCCGCCCGAAGCTGCTGCTGCTCGACGAGCCGTCGATGGGTCTGGCCCCGCTGGTGATCCGCCAGATCTTCGACATCATCACGGAGATCAACCAGCAGGGCACCACCATCCTGCTGGTGGAGCAGAACGCCCAGCAGGCACTGTCGCGGGCACACCGCGGGTACGTGCTGGAGACCGGCCGGATCGTGAAGGAGGGGTCCGGTCAGGACCTGCTGCACGACCCGTCGGTCAAGGAGGCGTACCTCGGCGTGGCCTGA
- a CDS encoding branched-chain amino acid ABC transporter substrate-binding protein has protein sequence MRRSYVRALGTVALAATLVVAAGCQDSGGGEGGTASGDCGGKIAIFGAFTGDNAGLVIPSLNGAKLAVEQFNTANPNCKVTMQEFDTQGDPAVATPFANQIAGDNSFLGVIGGHFSGESDATMPIYQAAGLAMVSPSATRTDLTQKGNTSFYRVVGNDGTQAGAVASYLKTQNATKVFMVDDASAYGAGITDELGKQLGPLVVNKDKVQERQTQFDATISKIKAAQADFVFYGGYTREAAPLVKQMRAAGVQAKFVGPDGLYDTAFPSGASGGAEGAIITCPCLPADKAGGTFSADYQKKFGIPPGSYGAEGFDGATIYLDAFKAGKKTRADILAFVKSYDKQGVSKYIKFDSKGDVDPTKVVIWAYQIKGTAIEPLQELKLS, from the coding sequence GTGAGGCGAAGCTATGTACGGGCGCTGGGCACCGTCGCGCTCGCCGCGACCCTGGTGGTTGCGGCTGGTTGCCAGGATTCCGGTGGCGGCGAGGGTGGCACCGCGTCGGGCGACTGCGGTGGCAAGATCGCGATCTTCGGTGCGTTCACCGGCGACAACGCGGGTCTGGTGATCCCGTCGCTGAACGGCGCGAAGCTCGCCGTGGAGCAGTTCAACACCGCGAACCCGAACTGCAAGGTCACCATGCAGGAGTTCGACACCCAGGGTGACCCCGCGGTGGCGACCCCGTTCGCGAACCAGATCGCGGGCGACAACTCGTTCCTCGGTGTCATCGGTGGTCACTTCTCCGGTGAGTCGGACGCCACGATGCCGATCTACCAGGCCGCCGGCCTGGCCATGGTCAGCCCCTCGGCGACCCGCACCGACCTGACCCAGAAGGGCAACACGTCCTTCTACCGGGTGGTCGGCAACGACGGCACCCAGGCCGGCGCGGTGGCCAGCTACCTGAAGACCCAGAACGCCACGAAGGTCTTCATGGTCGACGACGCCAGCGCGTACGGCGCGGGCATCACCGACGAGCTGGGCAAGCAGCTCGGCCCGCTGGTCGTGAACAAGGACAAGGTCCAGGAGCGGCAGACCCAGTTCGACGCCACCATCTCCAAGATCAAGGCCGCCCAGGCGGACTTCGTCTTCTACGGCGGCTACACCCGTGAGGCCGCGCCGCTGGTGAAGCAGATGCGTGCCGCCGGTGTCCAGGCCAAGTTCGTCGGCCCGGACGGTCTCTACGACACCGCGTTCCCGTCGGGTGCCTCCGGTGGCGCCGAGGGCGCGATCATCACCTGCCCGTGCCTCCCGGCCGACAAGGCCGGCGGCACCTTCTCCGCCGACTACCAGAAGAAGTTCGGCATCCCGCCGGGCTCCTACGGCGCTGAGGGCTTCGACGGCGCGACCATCTACCTGGACGCCTTCAAGGCCGGCAAGAAGACCCGGGCGGACATCCTGGCGTTCGTGAAGTCGTACGACAAGCAGGGTGTGTCGAAGTACATCAAGTTCGACTCGAAGGGTGACGTGGACCCGACCAAGGTCGTCATCTGGGCCTACCAGATCAAGGGCACCGCTATCGAGCCGCTGCAGGAGCTCAAGCTCAGCTGA
- the polA gene encoding DNA polymerase I, translated as MTATTPRLLLVDGHSMAYRAFFALPVENFSTTTGQPTNAVYGFISMLINVLRDEQPTHIAVAFDVSRRSFRTDQYAEYKAGRSETPTDFKGQVSLVKEVLAALQIPVLEKEGFEADDVIATLACQARDQGMTVLISSGDRDAFQLVDDQITVLYPRKGVSDLARMDPAAIEAKYGVGPQQYRDLAALVGETSDNLPGIPGVGPKTAAKWITTYGGVEGVIARADEIKGKAGDSLRERLADVIRNYEINRLVSDLELPLRPEDTRWTGWDREAVHQVFDTLEFRILRDRLYQYLESVEPEAESGFDLAGEVLTEPGALSGWLGTHVPTGTPVGLAVKLDTGPNRRHTASITGLALATAGGAAAWVDPARLDPTDEAALSGWLADPQRPKVLHDSKPAVLACAAHGWQLIGIVRDTQIAAYLARPDQRSYDLTDLALRYLHRELRVDAPETGQLTLDGLGDEGVAEQNLMLQARATLDLADAIDAELSRDGEQSARLMAGVELPLMRVLAGMETVGIAADTDYLSDLEAHFAAEVKAAAQGAYEAVGREFNLGSPKQLQEILFTELGLPKTKKIKTGYTTDADALQWLYAQQQHPVLAHLLRHRDVAKLKSTVDGLLKSVSDDGRIHTTFNQTVAATGRLSSTEPNLQNIPIRTEEGRRIRRAFVVGEGYECLLTADYSQIEMRIMAHLSSDDALIDAFNSGADFHAATASSVFGVAVDEVTPDQRRKIKAMNYGLAYGLSAFGLSQQLSISTEEARGLMENYFAGFGGVRDYLHQVVARARQDGYTSTILGRRRYLPDLVSDNRQRRDIAERMALNAPIQGSAADIIKVAMLHVDTAIREAGLRSRMLLQVHDELVFEVAPGERETLEALVRREMGGAHPLSVPLEVSVGVGRDWNSADH; from the coding sequence GTGACAGCTACGACACCGCGCCTGCTCCTCGTCGACGGACATTCCATGGCATACCGGGCGTTCTTCGCCCTGCCTGTGGAAAACTTCTCCACCACGACGGGCCAGCCCACCAACGCGGTCTACGGCTTCATCTCGATGTTGATCAACGTGCTGCGCGACGAGCAGCCCACCCACATCGCCGTGGCGTTCGACGTCTCCCGCCGATCGTTCCGCACGGATCAGTACGCGGAGTACAAGGCCGGCCGCAGCGAGACGCCGACCGACTTCAAGGGCCAGGTCAGCCTGGTCAAGGAGGTCCTCGCCGCGCTGCAGATCCCGGTGCTGGAGAAGGAGGGCTTCGAGGCCGACGACGTCATCGCGACGCTCGCCTGCCAGGCCCGCGACCAGGGCATGACGGTGCTGATCAGCAGCGGCGACCGGGACGCCTTCCAGCTCGTCGACGACCAGATCACCGTCCTCTACCCGCGCAAGGGTGTCTCCGACCTGGCCCGGATGGACCCGGCGGCCATCGAGGCGAAATACGGCGTCGGCCCCCAGCAGTACCGGGATCTCGCCGCCCTGGTCGGCGAGACCAGCGACAACCTGCCCGGCATCCCCGGCGTCGGCCCGAAGACCGCCGCCAAGTGGATCACCACGTACGGCGGGGTCGAGGGCGTGATCGCCCGCGCCGACGAGATCAAGGGCAAGGCCGGCGACAGCCTGCGGGAGCGGCTCGCCGACGTGATCCGCAACTACGAGATCAACCGACTCGTCTCCGACCTGGAGCTGCCGCTGCGCCCGGAGGACACCCGCTGGACGGGGTGGGACCGGGAGGCCGTGCACCAGGTCTTCGACACCCTGGAGTTCCGCATCCTGCGGGACCGCCTCTACCAATACCTGGAGTCTGTCGAGCCGGAGGCGGAGTCCGGCTTCGACCTCGCCGGCGAGGTCCTCACCGAGCCGGGCGCGCTGTCCGGGTGGCTGGGCACGCACGTCCCGACCGGCACCCCGGTCGGGCTGGCCGTCAAGCTCGACACCGGCCCGAACCGCCGGCACACCGCCTCGATCACCGGCCTGGCTCTGGCCACCGCCGGCGGAGCCGCGGCCTGGGTCGACCCGGCGCGGCTCGACCCGACCGACGAGGCCGCGCTGTCCGGCTGGCTGGCCGACCCGCAGCGGCCCAAGGTGCTGCACGACAGCAAGCCGGCGGTCCTGGCCTGCGCCGCGCACGGGTGGCAGCTCATCGGCATCGTCCGCGACACCCAGATCGCCGCCTACCTGGCCCGCCCCGACCAGCGGTCCTACGACCTGACCGACCTGGCGCTGCGCTACCTGCACCGCGAGCTGCGGGTGGACGCGCCGGAGACCGGCCAGCTCACCCTCGACGGGCTGGGCGACGAGGGGGTGGCCGAGCAGAACCTGATGCTCCAGGCGCGGGCCACCCTCGACCTGGCCGACGCGATCGACGCCGAGCTGTCCCGCGACGGCGAGCAGTCCGCCCGCCTGATGGCCGGGGTGGAGCTGCCGCTGATGCGGGTGCTCGCCGGCATGGAGACCGTCGGCATCGCCGCCGACACCGACTATCTGTCCGACTTGGAGGCGCACTTCGCCGCCGAGGTGAAGGCCGCCGCCCAGGGCGCGTACGAGGCGGTGGGCCGGGAGTTCAACCTCGGCTCGCCCAAACAGCTCCAGGAGATCCTCTTCACCGAGCTGGGTCTGCCGAAGACCAAGAAGATCAAGACGGGCTACACCACCGATGCCGACGCCCTGCAGTGGCTCTACGCGCAGCAGCAGCATCCGGTGCTGGCCCACCTGCTGCGCCACCGCGACGTCGCCAAGCTCAAGTCGACTGTCGACGGGCTGCTCAAGTCGGTCTCCGACGACGGCCGCATCCACACCACCTTCAACCAGACTGTCGCGGCCACCGGGCGGCTCTCCTCCACCGAGCCCAACCTGCAGAACATCCCGATCCGCACCGAGGAGGGCCGGCGGATCCGCCGGGCCTTCGTGGTGGGGGAGGGCTACGAGTGTCTGCTCACCGCCGACTACAGCCAGATCGAGATGCGCATCATGGCGCACCTCAGCTCGGACGACGCGCTCATCGACGCGTTCAACTCCGGCGCCGACTTCCACGCCGCCACCGCCTCGTCGGTCTTCGGGGTGGCGGTCGACGAGGTCACGCCCGACCAGCGCCGCAAGATCAAGGCCATGAACTACGGCCTGGCGTACGGGCTCAGCGCGTTCGGTTTGTCCCAGCAGCTCAGCATCAGCACCGAAGAGGCGCGCGGGCTGATGGAGAACTACTTCGCCGGCTTCGGCGGCGTGCGTGACTACCTGCACCAGGTGGTCGCCCGGGCCCGCCAGGACGGCTACACCTCGACGATCCTGGGCCGCCGCCGCTACCTGCCCGACCTGGTCAGCGACAACCGACAGCGTCGCGACATCGCCGAGCGGATGGCGCTGAACGCCCCGATCCAGGGCTCCGCCGCCGACATCATCAAGGTGGCGATGCTGCACGTCGACACCGCCATCCGCGAGGCCGGGCTGCGCTCCCGGATGCTGTTGCAGGTGCACGACGAACTGGTCTTCGAGGTGGCTCCCGGTGAGCGGGAGACGTTGGAGGCGCTGGTCCGGCGGGAGATGGGCGGGGCGCACCCGCTGTCGGTGCCGCTGGAGGTGTCGGTCGGCGTGGGTCGGGACTGGAACAGCGCTGACCACTGA
- a CDS encoding branched-chain amino acid ABC transporter permease, whose product MHFDELIGHLGQHTVDGLSKGAIYALIALGYTLVYGVLRLINFAHSEVFMVGTFAVLILWTQLGVQNNPPVGQAILFLVLGLIVAAVASGGTALALERIAYRPLRRKNAPPLIFLITAIGLSLVFVELFGQVLPKLLGSALPEAFGRPRQIVGMPTIIQQETLFTIGNTAITNIQVIVFVAAVAMMAVLDWFINRTRYGRGVRAVAQNPETAALMGVNQERVIMLIFVLGGIMAGAAALLWSMRFGFTQNSIGFVLGLKAFTAAVLGGIGNLRGALLGGLFLGIVEVYGATLFASNWEDVIAFVVLIVVLMFRPTGLLGESLGRARA is encoded by the coding sequence GTGCATTTTGATGAACTGATCGGCCATCTCGGCCAGCACACGGTCGATGGCCTGTCCAAGGGCGCCATCTATGCCCTGATCGCGCTTGGCTACACCCTCGTCTACGGCGTCCTTCGCCTGATCAACTTTGCGCACTCCGAGGTCTTCATGGTCGGTACCTTCGCGGTGCTGATCCTGTGGACGCAGCTCGGCGTGCAAAATAACCCTCCGGTCGGCCAGGCGATCCTCTTCCTGGTGCTCGGCCTGATCGTCGCGGCCGTCGCCTCGGGCGGTACGGCCCTGGCGTTGGAACGGATCGCGTACCGGCCGCTGCGGCGCAAGAACGCGCCGCCGCTGATCTTCCTGATCACCGCTATCGGTCTGTCGCTGGTCTTCGTGGAGCTCTTCGGGCAGGTGCTGCCGAAGCTGCTCGGCAGCGCGCTGCCGGAGGCGTTCGGCCGGCCCCGGCAGATCGTCGGTATGCCGACGATCATCCAGCAGGAGACCCTGTTCACCATCGGCAACACGGCGATCACGAACATCCAGGTGATCGTCTTCGTCGCGGCCGTCGCGATGATGGCGGTGCTGGACTGGTTCATCAACCGCACCCGGTACGGCCGGGGTGTGCGGGCGGTGGCCCAGAACCCGGAGACAGCCGCGCTGATGGGCGTCAACCAGGAGCGCGTGATCATGCTGATCTTCGTGCTCGGTGGCATCATGGCCGGCGCCGCCGCGCTGTTGTGGAGCATGCGGTTCGGCTTCACCCAGAACAGCATCGGCTTCGTGCTGGGTCTGAAGGCGTTCACCGCCGCGGTCCTCGGCGGCATCGGCAACCTGCGCGGCGCACTGCTGGGCGGCCTCTTCCTCGGCATCGTCGAGGTCTACGGGGCGACGCTCTTCGCGTCCAACTGGGAGGACGTCATCGCCTTCGTGGTGCTGATCGTGGTGCTGATGTTCCGGCCCACCGGCCTGTTGGGTGAGTCGCTCGGGAGGGCCCGCGCATGA
- a CDS encoding NAD-dependent epimerase/dehydratase family protein — translation MRVVIFGATGMVGQGVLRECLLAEDVREVLTVGRRPTGQRDPKLRELTVADVGDLESVRAELTGVDACFYCLGVSSLGLDEAAYTRISYGYPLAAARLLAEVSPQVTFVYVSGVGTDSSGRGRVMWARVKGRTENEIMGLLPNGYAARPGFIQPTYGAVSRTRAYRIGYAATRPLFPVLRRLLPNHVTTTDGIGRAMLRVTREGSPTRVLGNRELR, via the coding sequence ATGCGGGTGGTGATCTTCGGTGCGACCGGAATGGTCGGTCAGGGCGTCCTGCGGGAGTGCCTGCTCGCCGAGGACGTGCGGGAGGTGCTCACCGTCGGCCGCCGGCCGACCGGTCAGCGGGACCCGAAGCTGCGCGAGCTGACGGTCGCCGACGTCGGTGACCTGGAGTCGGTACGCGCGGAGTTGACCGGCGTGGACGCATGCTTCTACTGCCTCGGGGTGTCCTCCCTCGGTCTCGACGAGGCCGCGTACACCCGGATCAGCTACGGCTATCCGCTGGCCGCCGCGCGGCTGCTGGCCGAGGTGAGCCCGCAGGTCACGTTCGTCTACGTCTCCGGTGTCGGCACCGATTCGAGCGGGCGGGGCCGGGTGATGTGGGCGCGGGTCAAGGGCCGTACCGAGAACGAGATCATGGGCCTGCTGCCCAACGGTTACGCGGCGCGGCCGGGGTTCATCCAGCCCACCTACGGGGCGGTGTCGCGGACCCGGGCCTACCGGATCGGGTACGCGGCCACCCGTCCGCTCTTTCCGGTGCTGCGTCGGCTGCTGCCGAACCACGTCACCACCACCGACGGGATCGGCCGGGCGATGCTGCGGGTGACCCGGGAGGGCTCCCCGACCCGGGTGCTGGGCAACCGCGAGCTGCGCTGA
- a CDS encoding branched-chain amino acid ABC transporter permease, whose amino-acid sequence MIDKIRSADRRRVGFLTSIGDRWQALPKWQKAIGVVALLVFIYSLPYLGKLPGGLMIPGLNDLRTDSIEGGNNWAGVLFVCAIYVLVAIGLNVVVGLAGLLDLGYIGFFAIGAYSVALFGSVNSPVVKWIQQEFDLPPTWAVTWGICLLIAIVLTMISGVLLGWPTLRLRGDYLAIVTLGFGEIIRIVARNATGVTNGPVGISAIPGPEGPPAADNKVFGLIDAKPWYWLAITFVLLMVILVRRLEHSRVGRAWLAVREDEDAAAVMGVYPFKFKLWAFAMGAALGGLSGFLFGSRNAFIDPTQFNANLSILFVAMVVVGGSGNMVGVSLGAVLLAYLPERFRDFADYRWLVFGLAMVLVMILRPQGLIPSRRRARELKDRASEAEEAPAHV is encoded by the coding sequence ATGATCGACAAGATCCGCTCCGCAGACCGCCGTCGGGTCGGTTTCCTGACCTCGATCGGCGATCGCTGGCAGGCGCTGCCGAAGTGGCAGAAGGCCATCGGCGTGGTCGCGCTGCTCGTGTTCATCTACTCCCTGCCGTACCTGGGCAAGCTGCCCGGCGGTCTCATGATCCCCGGTCTGAACGACCTGCGTACCGACTCGATCGAGGGTGGCAACAACTGGGCGGGCGTGCTGTTCGTCTGCGCCATCTACGTGCTGGTCGCCATCGGACTGAACGTGGTGGTCGGTCTCGCCGGCCTGCTCGACCTGGGATACATCGGCTTCTTCGCCATCGGCGCCTACAGCGTGGCGCTCTTCGGTTCGGTGAACTCGCCGGTGGTCAAGTGGATCCAGCAGGAGTTCGACCTGCCGCCCACCTGGGCGGTCACCTGGGGCATCTGCCTGCTGATCGCGATCGTGCTGACGATGATCTCCGGCGTGCTGCTGGGCTGGCCGACGCTCCGGCTGCGCGGTGACTACCTGGCCATCGTGACGCTCGGCTTCGGCGAGATCATCCGGATCGTGGCCCGGAACGCCACCGGTGTCACCAACGGTCCGGTCGGCATCTCCGCCATCCCGGGTCCGGAGGGTCCGCCGGCGGCGGACAACAAGGTCTTCGGTCTGATCGACGCGAAGCCCTGGTACTGGCTGGCGATCACCTTCGTACTGCTGATGGTGATCCTGGTCCGTCGACTGGAGCACAGCCGGGTCGGTCGCGCGTGGCTCGCCGTCCGCGAGGACGAGGACGCCGCAGCGGTGATGGGCGTGTACCCGTTCAAGTTCAAGCTGTGGGCGTTCGCCATGGGCGCGGCCCTCGGTGGCCTGTCCGGCTTCCTCTTCGGCAGCCGTAACGCGTTCATCGACCCGACCCAGTTCAACGCGAACCTCTCCATCCTCTTCGTCGCCATGGTCGTGGTCGGCGGCTCCGGCAACATGGTCGGCGTCTCGCTCGGCGCCGTGCTGTTGGCGTACCTGCCGGAGCGGTTCCGCGACTTCGCCGACTACCGGTGGTTGGTCTTCGGCCTGGCCATGGTGCTGGTGATGATCCTGCGTCCGCAGGGCCTGATCCCGAGCCGGCGGCGAGCCCGCGAGTTGAAGGACCGCGCGTCGGAGGCAGAGGAGGCGCCCGCTCATGTCTGA
- a CDS encoding ABC transporter ATP-binding protein: MSDQTTSTSAPKIPAQPGPRSVLLEVDDVTLRFGGVVALDKINFQIYEGEILGLIGPNGAGKTTSFNVMTGVYRPTSGAVLFRGQRVTGRKPHQISQLGISRTFQNIRLFPEMTALENVMVGTDSRHKTSVPGALFRLPRKKAKPHELPQVTAESGIQRTWQETRLTFAKTFGLSRHILEERAAEAKALELLRFVGIADRANDEARNLPYGYQRRLEIARALATEPKLICLDEPAAGFNPAEKEELLTLIRKIRDMGLTVLLIEHDMRLVMGVTDRIVVLEFGRKIAEGAPAEVSRDPKVIAAYLGESADDAA; the protein is encoded by the coding sequence ATGTCTGACCAGACCACCAGCACGTCAGCGCCGAAGATCCCGGCCCAGCCCGGTCCCCGGTCGGTGTTGCTCGAAGTCGACGACGTCACGCTCCGCTTCGGCGGCGTGGTCGCCCTTGACAAGATCAATTTCCAGATCTACGAGGGCGAGATCCTCGGCCTCATCGGGCCGAACGGCGCCGGCAAGACCACCAGCTTCAACGTGATGACCGGTGTGTACCGGCCGACCTCCGGGGCGGTCCTGTTCCGCGGCCAGAGGGTGACCGGCCGTAAGCCGCACCAGATCAGCCAGTTGGGCATCTCCCGGACGTTCCAGAACATCCGTCTCTTCCCGGAGATGACGGCTCTGGAGAACGTCATGGTCGGCACGGACTCCCGGCACAAGACCAGCGTGCCCGGGGCGCTCTTCCGGTTGCCCCGGAAGAAGGCGAAGCCGCACGAGTTGCCGCAGGTGACCGCCGAGTCGGGCATCCAGCGGACGTGGCAGGAGACGCGCCTGACGTTCGCCAAGACGTTCGGGTTGTCCCGGCACATCCTGGAGGAGCGGGCGGCGGAGGCCAAGGCGCTGGAGCTGTTGCGCTTCGTCGGCATCGCCGACCGGGCCAACGACGAGGCGCGCAACCTGCCGTACGGCTACCAGCGCCGGTTGGAGATCGCCCGCGCGCTGGCCACCGAGCCGAAGCTGATCTGCCTGGACGAGCCGGCCGCCGGCTTCAACCCGGCGGAGAAGGAGGAGCTCCTCACGCTGATCCGCAAGATCCGTGACATGGGCCTGACCGTCCTGCTCATCGAGCACGACATGCGGCTGGTCATGGGCGTCACCGACCGGATCGTGGTGCTGGAGTTCGGCCGCAAGATCGCCGAGGGTGCGCCCGCGGAGGTCAGCCGCGATCCGAAGGTGATCGCCGCGTACCTGGGGGAGTCCGCCGATGACGCTGCTTGA